The Punica granatum isolate Tunisia-2019 chromosome 4, ASM765513v2, whole genome shotgun sequence genome has a window encoding:
- the LOC116204457 gene encoding chlorophyll a-b binding protein CP26, chloroplastic, protein MASVAASTAAASLGVSEMLGNPLNFSGSAARSAPMASSPATFKTVALFSKKKAAPPKSKPATVSPANDELAKWYGPDRRIFLPEGLLDRSEIPEYLTGEVPGDYGYDPFGLSKKPENFSKYQAYELIHARWAMLGAAGFIIPEAFNKFGANCGPEAVWFKTGALLLDGNTLNYFGKNIPINLVVAVIAEVVLVGGAEYYRIINGLDLEDKLHPGGPFDPLGLAKDPDQAAILKVKEIKNGRLAMFAMLGFFFQAYVTGEGPVENLAKHLSDPFGNNLLTVISGAAERAPTL, encoded by the exons ATGGCTTCCGTTGCAGCATCGACCGCAGCAGCCTCCCTCGGAGTATCGGAGATGCTGGGGAACCCACTCAACTTCAGCGGCAGCGCTGCCCGGTCGGCCCCCATGGCCTCTAGCCCCGCCACCTTCAAGACCGTGGCACTCTTCTCCAAGAAGAAGGCTGCCCCTCCCAAGTCTAAGCCCGCTACCGTGTCCCCGGCTAACGATGAGCTCGCCAAGTGGTATG GTCCTGACAGGAGGATTTTCTTGCCCGAGGGGCTCTTGGACCGATCTGAGATCCCCGAGTACCTCACCGGAGAGGTACCCGGAGA CTACGGCTATGATCCTTTTGGGCTCAGCAAGAAGCCAGAGAACTTCAGCAA GTACCAGGCATATGAGTTGATTCATGCCCGGTGGGCTATGTTGGGAGCTGCTGGCTTCATCATCCCCGAAGCCTTCAACAAGTTCGGCGCCAACTGCGGTCCTGAAGCTGTTTGGTTCAAG ACTGGAGCtctgctacttgatggtaacACATTGAACTACTTTGGGAAGAACATCCCCATCAACCTGGTTGTTGCTGTCATCGCCGAGGTCGTTCTTGTTGGTGGTGCAGAGTACTACAGAATCATCAACGGCTTG GACTTGGAGGACAAGCTTCACCCAGGTGGTCCATTCGACCCATTGGGCCTTGCAAAGGACCCGGACCAGGCCGCGATACTCAAGGTTAAGGAGATCAAGAACGGAAGGCTGGCCATGTTCGCAATGCTTGGGTTCTTCTTCCAAGCCTATGTCACCGGAGAGGGCCCTGTGGAGAACCTTGCTAAACATCTCAGTGACCCCTTCGGCAACAACTTGCTCACCGTGATCTCAGGAGCTGCCGAGAGAGCCCCCACGCTTTGA
- the LOC116204456 gene encoding uncharacterized protein LOC116204456, translated as MENEAQPSFLPRTKSPGGSTVGAVELKAFEYCLQWIFVDQSTLWRAGLSWSVFFLLTVAAPLASLIVLQCRSTCDEDHRRPYQVVVQVSLSVFAAISFICLSRWARKYGLRRFLFLDKLSDASDTVRRGYALQLQSSLKFWCCFIFPCFLLETAYKVWWYITGGSAIPHYGNIYVSDTMACAMELLSWLYRVSIYFLVCVLYQLSCYLQILRIEDFAHVFLKETEVGSILKEHLRVRRCLRIISHRFRIFTLLSLVLVTATLFISLLLLTRSGAHTNVLKAGDLSLCSISLATGLFICLRSAAKTTHKAHSLTGLAAKWHVCATIDSFDEGDGETPRAPIISSSQLLPLVEVWESDGEEGEGDDELDNANINPIVAHTISFHKRQALVNYLENNRAGITMFGFTLDRTWLHTIFAIELALLLWLLNKTIGIS; from the exons ATGGAAAATGAAGCCCAGCCCTCCTTCCTTCCCAGGACGAAGTCGCCCGGCGGTAGCACCGTCGGCGCCGTCGAGCTGAAGGCCTTCGAGTACTGCCTGCAGTGGATCTTCGTGGACCAGTCCACCCTTTGGAGGGCGGGGCTTTCCTGGTCCGTCTTCTTCCTGCTGACCGTGGCCGCCCCCTTGGCCTCACTGATCGTCCTCCAGTGCCGCTCCACCTGCGACGAGGACCACCGCCGCCCCTACCAGGTTGTCGTGCAGGTCTCCCTCTCCGTCTTCGCCGCCATCTCGTTCATATGCCTGTCGCGCTGGGCCCGCAAATACGGCCTCAGGCGATTCCTCTTCCTCGACAAGCTCTCCGACGCCAGCGACACTGTCCGCCGAGGTTATGCTCTGCAGCTTCag AGTTCTCTGAAGTTCTGGTGCTGCTTCATCTTTCCGTGCTTCCTTCTGGAGACAGCCTACAAGGTGTGGTGGTACATCACCGGTGGCTCCGCTATCCCTCACTATGGTAATATTTACGTCAGCGACACGATGGCTTGCGCGATGGAGCTGCTCTCGTGGCTCTACCGAGTGTCAATTTACTTCCTTGTGTGTGTGCTCTACCAACTCAGTTGCTACCTCCAAATACTAAGAATCGAGGACTTCGCTCACGTCTTCTTGAAGGAAACCGAGGTGGGATCGATCTTGAAGGAGCACCTCAGGGTCAGGAGATGCCTCCGCATCATAAGCCACCGTTTCCGTATTTTCACCTTGCTTTCCCTTGTTCTGGTCACTGCCACTCTGTTCATTTCCTTGCTCCTTCTCACACGCTCCGGCGCCCATACCAATGTCCTCAAGGCTGGAGATCTTTCG TTATGCTCCATAAGCCTTGCGACAGGCCTCTTCATATGCCTGCGTAGCGCAGCTAAGACAACCCACAAGGCCCACTCTCTAACTGGCCTTGCTGCGAAATGGCATGTCTGCGCCACAATAGACTCATTCGATGAGGGGGATGGCGAGACACCGAGAGCCCCAATCATCTCTTCGAGTCAGTTGTTGCCGCTCGTGGAGGTGTGGGAATCAGATGGtgaggaaggagaaggagacgATGAGCTCGATAATGCTAATATAAATCCGATTGTGGCACACACGATCTCTTTCCATAAGAGGCAAGCTCTAG TGAACTACTTGGAGAATAATAGAGCTGGGATCACGATGTTTGGTTTTACGCTTGACAGGACGTGGCTTCATACCATTTTTGCGATTGAATTAGCTCTGCTGCTCTGGCTGCTCAACAAGACGATAGGTATATCTTGA